The Sciurus carolinensis chromosome 18, mSciCar1.2, whole genome shotgun sequence genome contains a region encoding:
- the Psmg3 gene encoding proteasome assembly chaperone 3 produces MESRPLVVSKHKSEVVCGVPTQVVCTAFSSHILVVVTQFGKMGTLVSLEPSNVASDISKPVLTTRVLLGQDEPLIHVFAKNLVAFVSQEAGNRAVLLAMAVKDKSVEGLKALKEVIRVCQVW; encoded by the exons ATGGAAAGCAGACCATTGGTGGTATCAAAACACAAATCGGAGGTGGTGTGCGGGGTTCCCACCCAGGTGGTCTGCACAGCCTTCAGCAGCCACATTCTGGTGGTGGTGACCCAGTTCGGGAAGATGGGCACTCTGGTCTCCCTGGAGCCCAGCAACGTGGCCAGCGACATCAGCAAGCCAGTGCTCACTACGAGAGTCCTTCTCGGGCAGGACGAG CCTCTCATCCATGTCTTTGCAAAGAACCTGGTAGCCTTCGTGTCTCAAGAAGCTGGAAACAGAGCAGTCCTCCTGGCCATGGCTGTGAAGGACAAGAGTGTCGAAGGGTTGAAGGCCTTGAAGGAGGTGATCCGAGTGTGCCAGGTATGGTGA
- the Tmem184a gene encoding transmembrane protein 184A isoform X1 has product MTSQASPEARPPRAGPKSFLPAEMSEASGLLGTAGVPLVSLTWPQPSPLPAMPMLLDGPQMDVVGNGSQATAQLFLTTALARGVSGIFVWAALLLTCHQGAWVAGWQGQPTPDPAAPAQIYLHLRSYTVPQEQRYIIRLLLMVPIYAFDSWLSLLLLGGHEYYVYFDSVRDCYEAFAIYSFLSLCFQYLGGESAIMAEIRGKPIKSSCVYGTCCLRGMSYSIGFLRFCKQVSGTDSWAPPPPPHPLATQQERRPGLGPPYPCAGGKLTASCCPPRVPRCPPQATLQFCMVKPIMAVVTIILQAFGRYRDGDFSVHSGYLYVALVYNASVSLALYALFLFYSATRELLRPFEPVLKFLTVKAVIFLSFWQGMLLAILERCGAIPEVEAMDGTRVGAGTLAAGYQNFLICIEMLFASLALRYAFTCQVYSEKKDSPGPPAPMQSISSGLKETISPQDIVQDAIHNFSPAYQQYTQQATQEAPGPGQGRHPSPGTQPSSTSGSDRGRRSQNLEKRMLIPSEDL; this is encoded by the exons ATGACCAGCCAGGCTTCCCCAGAGGCCAGGCCTCCCAGGGCCGGACCAAAGAGCTTCCTGCCCGCAGAG ATGAGTGAAGCCTCAGGGCTGCTGGGAACAGCCGGAGTCCCCCTGGTGTCCCTGACCTGGCCGCAGCCCAGTCCCCTGCCGGCCATGCCCATGCTGCTGGACGGGCCACAGATGGACGTCGTGGGGAATGGCTCCCAGGCGACTGCCCAGCTCTTTCTCACCACCGCGCTGGCCCGAGGTGTCTCGGGCATCTTCGTGTGGGCTGCCCTGCTGCTCACCTGCCACCAG GGCGCCTGGGTGGCAGGGTGGCAGGGGCAGCCGACCCCCGACCCTGCCGCTCCGGCCCAGATCTACCTGCACCTGCGCTCCTACACGGTCCCCCAGGAGCAGCGCTACATCATCCGCCTGCTGCTCATGGTGCCCATCTATGCCTTcgactcctggctcagcctcctgctcCTGGGAGGCCACGAGTACTACGTCTACTTCGACTCCGTGCGTGACTGCTATGAAG CCTTTGCCATTTAtagcttcctgagcctctgctTCCAGTACCTGGGGGGCGAAAGTGCCATCATGGCCGAGATCCGGGGCAAGCCCATCAA GTCCAGCTGTGTCTACGGCACCTGCTGCTTGAGGGGCATGTCCTACTCCATCGGATTCCTGCGCTTTTGCAAGCAGGTAAGTGGGACCGACTCGTGGGCTCctccgccccctccccaccccctggccACCCAGCAGGAGCGACGGCCAGGCTTGGGTCCGCCCTACCCTTGTGCTGGGGGCAAGCTCACGGCCAGCTGCTGTCCCCCACGGGTGCCCCGGTGCCCGCCCCAGGCCACGCTGCAGTTCTGCATGGTGAAGCCCATCATGGCCGTGGTGACCATCATCCTCCAAGCATTCGGCAGATACCGTGACGGGGACTTCAG CGTCCACAGCGGCTACCTGTACGTGGCGCTGGTCTACAACGCCTCCGTCAGCCTGGCCCTCTACGCGCTGTTCCTCTTCTACTCCGCCACCCGGGAGCTGCTGCGGCCCTTCGAGCCCGTCCTCAAGTTCCTCACCGTCAAGGCCGTCATCTTCCTCTCCTTCTGGCAGG GGATGCTGCTGGCCATACTAGAGAGGTGTGGAGCTATCCCTGAGGTCGAGGCCATGGATGGCACCAGGGTGGGGGCTGGCACGCTGGCTGCCGGCTACCAGAACTTCCTCATCTGCATCGAGATGCTCTTCGCCTCCCTCGCGCTGCGCTACGCCTTCACCTGCCAGGTGTACTCAGAGAAGAAGGACTCACCAG GTCCCCCAGCACCCATGCAGAGCATCTCCAGTGGCCTCAAGGAGACCATCAGCCCCCAGGACATCGTGCAGGATGCGATCCACAACTTCTCCCCTGCTTACCAGCAGTACACACAGCAGGCCACCCAGGAGGCCCCAGGGCCTGGCCAAGGCAGACACCCCTCGCCTGGCACCCAGCCCAGCTCCACTAGTGGCTCTGACAGGGGTAGGAGGAGCCAAAACCTGGAGAAGCGCATGCTGATCCCTTCAGAAGACCTGTAG
- the Tmem184a gene encoding transmembrane protein 184A isoform X4, with the protein MTSQASPEARPPRAGPKSFLPAEMSEASGLLGTAGVPLVSLTWPQPSPLPAMPMLLDGPQMDVVGNGSQATAQLFLTTALARGVSGIFVWAALLLTCHQEQRYIIRLLLMVPIYAFDSWLSLLLLGGHEYYVYFDSVRDCYEAFAIYSFLSLCFQYLGGESAIMAEIRGKPIKSSCVYGTCCLRGMSYSIGFLRFCKQVSGTDSWAPPPPPHPLATQQERRPGLGPPYPCAGGKLTASCCPPRVPRCPPQATLQFCMVKPIMAVVTIILQAFGRYRDGDFSVHSGYLYVALVYNASVSLALYALFLFYSATRELLRPFEPVLKFLTVKAVIFLSFWQGMLLAILERCGAIPEVEAMDGTRVGAGTLAAGYQNFLICIEMLFASLALRYAFTCQVYSEKKDSPGPPAPMQSISSGLKETISPQDIVQDAIHNFSPAYQQYTQQATQEAPGPGQGRHPSPGTQPSSTSGSDRGRRSQNLEKRMLIPSEDL; encoded by the exons ATGACCAGCCAGGCTTCCCCAGAGGCCAGGCCTCCCAGGGCCGGACCAAAGAGCTTCCTGCCCGCAGAG ATGAGTGAAGCCTCAGGGCTGCTGGGAACAGCCGGAGTCCCCCTGGTGTCCCTGACCTGGCCGCAGCCCAGTCCCCTGCCGGCCATGCCCATGCTGCTGGACGGGCCACAGATGGACGTCGTGGGGAATGGCTCCCAGGCGACTGCCCAGCTCTTTCTCACCACCGCGCTGGCCCGAGGTGTCTCGGGCATCTTCGTGTGGGCTGCCCTGCTGCTCACCTGCCACCAG GAGCAGCGCTACATCATCCGCCTGCTGCTCATGGTGCCCATCTATGCCTTcgactcctggctcagcctcctgctcCTGGGAGGCCACGAGTACTACGTCTACTTCGACTCCGTGCGTGACTGCTATGAAG CCTTTGCCATTTAtagcttcctgagcctctgctTCCAGTACCTGGGGGGCGAAAGTGCCATCATGGCCGAGATCCGGGGCAAGCCCATCAA GTCCAGCTGTGTCTACGGCACCTGCTGCTTGAGGGGCATGTCCTACTCCATCGGATTCCTGCGCTTTTGCAAGCAGGTAAGTGGGACCGACTCGTGGGCTCctccgccccctccccaccccctggccACCCAGCAGGAGCGACGGCCAGGCTTGGGTCCGCCCTACCCTTGTGCTGGGGGCAAGCTCACGGCCAGCTGCTGTCCCCCACGGGTGCCCCGGTGCCCGCCCCAGGCCACGCTGCAGTTCTGCATGGTGAAGCCCATCATGGCCGTGGTGACCATCATCCTCCAAGCATTCGGCAGATACCGTGACGGGGACTTCAG CGTCCACAGCGGCTACCTGTACGTGGCGCTGGTCTACAACGCCTCCGTCAGCCTGGCCCTCTACGCGCTGTTCCTCTTCTACTCCGCCACCCGGGAGCTGCTGCGGCCCTTCGAGCCCGTCCTCAAGTTCCTCACCGTCAAGGCCGTCATCTTCCTCTCCTTCTGGCAGG GGATGCTGCTGGCCATACTAGAGAGGTGTGGAGCTATCCCTGAGGTCGAGGCCATGGATGGCACCAGGGTGGGGGCTGGCACGCTGGCTGCCGGCTACCAGAACTTCCTCATCTGCATCGAGATGCTCTTCGCCTCCCTCGCGCTGCGCTACGCCTTCACCTGCCAGGTGTACTCAGAGAAGAAGGACTCACCAG GTCCCCCAGCACCCATGCAGAGCATCTCCAGTGGCCTCAAGGAGACCATCAGCCCCCAGGACATCGTGCAGGATGCGATCCACAACTTCTCCCCTGCTTACCAGCAGTACACACAGCAGGCCACCCAGGAGGCCCCAGGGCCTGGCCAAGGCAGACACCCCTCGCCTGGCACCCAGCCCAGCTCCACTAGTGGCTCTGACAGGGGTAGGAGGAGCCAAAACCTGGAGAAGCGCATGCTGATCCCTTCAGAAGACCTGTAG
- the Tmem184a gene encoding transmembrane protein 184A isoform X2 gives MTSQASPEARPPRAGPKSFLPAEMSEASGLLGTAGVPLVSLTWPQPSPLPAMPMLLDGPQMDVVGNGSQATAQLFLTTALARGVSGIFVWAALLLTCHQIYLHLRSYTVPQEQRYIIRLLLMVPIYAFDSWLSLLLLGGHEYYVYFDSVRDCYEAFAIYSFLSLCFQYLGGESAIMAEIRGKPIKSSCVYGTCCLRGMSYSIGFLRFCKQVSGTDSWAPPPPPHPLATQQERRPGLGPPYPCAGGKLTASCCPPRVPRCPPQATLQFCMVKPIMAVVTIILQAFGRYRDGDFSVHSGYLYVALVYNASVSLALYALFLFYSATRELLRPFEPVLKFLTVKAVIFLSFWQGMLLAILERCGAIPEVEAMDGTRVGAGTLAAGYQNFLICIEMLFASLALRYAFTCQVYSEKKDSPGPPAPMQSISSGLKETISPQDIVQDAIHNFSPAYQQYTQQATQEAPGPGQGRHPSPGTQPSSTSGSDRGRRSQNLEKRMLIPSEDL, from the exons ATGACCAGCCAGGCTTCCCCAGAGGCCAGGCCTCCCAGGGCCGGACCAAAGAGCTTCCTGCCCGCAGAG ATGAGTGAAGCCTCAGGGCTGCTGGGAACAGCCGGAGTCCCCCTGGTGTCCCTGACCTGGCCGCAGCCCAGTCCCCTGCCGGCCATGCCCATGCTGCTGGACGGGCCACAGATGGACGTCGTGGGGAATGGCTCCCAGGCGACTGCCCAGCTCTTTCTCACCACCGCGCTGGCCCGAGGTGTCTCGGGCATCTTCGTGTGGGCTGCCCTGCTGCTCACCTGCCACCAG ATCTACCTGCACCTGCGCTCCTACACGGTCCCCCAGGAGCAGCGCTACATCATCCGCCTGCTGCTCATGGTGCCCATCTATGCCTTcgactcctggctcagcctcctgctcCTGGGAGGCCACGAGTACTACGTCTACTTCGACTCCGTGCGTGACTGCTATGAAG CCTTTGCCATTTAtagcttcctgagcctctgctTCCAGTACCTGGGGGGCGAAAGTGCCATCATGGCCGAGATCCGGGGCAAGCCCATCAA GTCCAGCTGTGTCTACGGCACCTGCTGCTTGAGGGGCATGTCCTACTCCATCGGATTCCTGCGCTTTTGCAAGCAGGTAAGTGGGACCGACTCGTGGGCTCctccgccccctccccaccccctggccACCCAGCAGGAGCGACGGCCAGGCTTGGGTCCGCCCTACCCTTGTGCTGGGGGCAAGCTCACGGCCAGCTGCTGTCCCCCACGGGTGCCCCGGTGCCCGCCCCAGGCCACGCTGCAGTTCTGCATGGTGAAGCCCATCATGGCCGTGGTGACCATCATCCTCCAAGCATTCGGCAGATACCGTGACGGGGACTTCAG CGTCCACAGCGGCTACCTGTACGTGGCGCTGGTCTACAACGCCTCCGTCAGCCTGGCCCTCTACGCGCTGTTCCTCTTCTACTCCGCCACCCGGGAGCTGCTGCGGCCCTTCGAGCCCGTCCTCAAGTTCCTCACCGTCAAGGCCGTCATCTTCCTCTCCTTCTGGCAGG GGATGCTGCTGGCCATACTAGAGAGGTGTGGAGCTATCCCTGAGGTCGAGGCCATGGATGGCACCAGGGTGGGGGCTGGCACGCTGGCTGCCGGCTACCAGAACTTCCTCATCTGCATCGAGATGCTCTTCGCCTCCCTCGCGCTGCGCTACGCCTTCACCTGCCAGGTGTACTCAGAGAAGAAGGACTCACCAG GTCCCCCAGCACCCATGCAGAGCATCTCCAGTGGCCTCAAGGAGACCATCAGCCCCCAGGACATCGTGCAGGATGCGATCCACAACTTCTCCCCTGCTTACCAGCAGTACACACAGCAGGCCACCCAGGAGGCCCCAGGGCCTGGCCAAGGCAGACACCCCTCGCCTGGCACCCAGCCCAGCTCCACTAGTGGCTCTGACAGGGGTAGGAGGAGCCAAAACCTGGAGAAGCGCATGCTGATCCCTTCAGAAGACCTGTAG
- the Tmem184a gene encoding transmembrane protein 184A isoform X5, whose product MTSQASPEARPPRAGPKSFLPAEMSEASGLLGTAGVPLVSLTWPQPSPLPAMPMLLDGPQMDVVGNGSQATAQLFLTTALARGVSGIFVWAALLLTCHQGAWVAGWQGQPTPDPAAPAQIYLHLRSYTVPQEQRYIIRLLLMVPIYAFDSWLSLLLLGGHEYYVYFDSVRDCYEAFAIYSFLSLCFQYLGGESAIMAEIRGKPIKSSCVYGTCCLRGMSYSIGFLRFCKQATLQFCMVKPIMAVVTIILQAFGRYRDGDFSVHSGYLYVALVYNASVSLALYALFLFYSATRELLRPFEPVLKFLTVKAVIFLSFWQGMLLAILERCGAIPEVEAMDGTRVGAGTLAAGYQNFLICIEMLFASLALRYAFTCQVYSEKKDSPGPPAPMQSISSGLKETISPQDIVQDAIHNFSPAYQQYTQQATQEAPGPGQGRHPSPGTQPSSTSGSDRGRRSQNLEKRMLIPSEDL is encoded by the exons ATGACCAGCCAGGCTTCCCCAGAGGCCAGGCCTCCCAGGGCCGGACCAAAGAGCTTCCTGCCCGCAGAG ATGAGTGAAGCCTCAGGGCTGCTGGGAACAGCCGGAGTCCCCCTGGTGTCCCTGACCTGGCCGCAGCCCAGTCCCCTGCCGGCCATGCCCATGCTGCTGGACGGGCCACAGATGGACGTCGTGGGGAATGGCTCCCAGGCGACTGCCCAGCTCTTTCTCACCACCGCGCTGGCCCGAGGTGTCTCGGGCATCTTCGTGTGGGCTGCCCTGCTGCTCACCTGCCACCAG GGCGCCTGGGTGGCAGGGTGGCAGGGGCAGCCGACCCCCGACCCTGCCGCTCCGGCCCAGATCTACCTGCACCTGCGCTCCTACACGGTCCCCCAGGAGCAGCGCTACATCATCCGCCTGCTGCTCATGGTGCCCATCTATGCCTTcgactcctggctcagcctcctgctcCTGGGAGGCCACGAGTACTACGTCTACTTCGACTCCGTGCGTGACTGCTATGAAG CCTTTGCCATTTAtagcttcctgagcctctgctTCCAGTACCTGGGGGGCGAAAGTGCCATCATGGCCGAGATCCGGGGCAAGCCCATCAA GTCCAGCTGTGTCTACGGCACCTGCTGCTTGAGGGGCATGTCCTACTCCATCGGATTCCTGCGCTTTTGCAAGCAG GCCACGCTGCAGTTCTGCATGGTGAAGCCCATCATGGCCGTGGTGACCATCATCCTCCAAGCATTCGGCAGATACCGTGACGGGGACTTCAG CGTCCACAGCGGCTACCTGTACGTGGCGCTGGTCTACAACGCCTCCGTCAGCCTGGCCCTCTACGCGCTGTTCCTCTTCTACTCCGCCACCCGGGAGCTGCTGCGGCCCTTCGAGCCCGTCCTCAAGTTCCTCACCGTCAAGGCCGTCATCTTCCTCTCCTTCTGGCAGG GGATGCTGCTGGCCATACTAGAGAGGTGTGGAGCTATCCCTGAGGTCGAGGCCATGGATGGCACCAGGGTGGGGGCTGGCACGCTGGCTGCCGGCTACCAGAACTTCCTCATCTGCATCGAGATGCTCTTCGCCTCCCTCGCGCTGCGCTACGCCTTCACCTGCCAGGTGTACTCAGAGAAGAAGGACTCACCAG GTCCCCCAGCACCCATGCAGAGCATCTCCAGTGGCCTCAAGGAGACCATCAGCCCCCAGGACATCGTGCAGGATGCGATCCACAACTTCTCCCCTGCTTACCAGCAGTACACACAGCAGGCCACCCAGGAGGCCCCAGGGCCTGGCCAAGGCAGACACCCCTCGCCTGGCACCCAGCCCAGCTCCACTAGTGGCTCTGACAGGGGTAGGAGGAGCCAAAACCTGGAGAAGCGCATGCTGATCCCTTCAGAAGACCTGTAG
- the Tmem184a gene encoding transmembrane protein 184A isoform X6 yields the protein MTSQASPEARPPRAGPKSFLPAEMSEASGLLGTAGVPLVSLTWPQPSPLPAMPMLLDGPQMDVVGNGSQATAQLFLTTALARGVSGIFVWAALLLTCHQIYLHLRSYTVPQEQRYIIRLLLMVPIYAFDSWLSLLLLGGHEYYVYFDSVRDCYEAFAIYSFLSLCFQYLGGESAIMAEIRGKPIKSSCVYGTCCLRGMSYSIGFLRFCKQATLQFCMVKPIMAVVTIILQAFGRYRDGDFSVHSGYLYVALVYNASVSLALYALFLFYSATRELLRPFEPVLKFLTVKAVIFLSFWQGMLLAILERCGAIPEVEAMDGTRVGAGTLAAGYQNFLICIEMLFASLALRYAFTCQVYSEKKDSPGPPAPMQSISSGLKETISPQDIVQDAIHNFSPAYQQYTQQATQEAPGPGQGRHPSPGTQPSSTSGSDRGRRSQNLEKRMLIPSEDL from the exons ATGACCAGCCAGGCTTCCCCAGAGGCCAGGCCTCCCAGGGCCGGACCAAAGAGCTTCCTGCCCGCAGAG ATGAGTGAAGCCTCAGGGCTGCTGGGAACAGCCGGAGTCCCCCTGGTGTCCCTGACCTGGCCGCAGCCCAGTCCCCTGCCGGCCATGCCCATGCTGCTGGACGGGCCACAGATGGACGTCGTGGGGAATGGCTCCCAGGCGACTGCCCAGCTCTTTCTCACCACCGCGCTGGCCCGAGGTGTCTCGGGCATCTTCGTGTGGGCTGCCCTGCTGCTCACCTGCCACCAG ATCTACCTGCACCTGCGCTCCTACACGGTCCCCCAGGAGCAGCGCTACATCATCCGCCTGCTGCTCATGGTGCCCATCTATGCCTTcgactcctggctcagcctcctgctcCTGGGAGGCCACGAGTACTACGTCTACTTCGACTCCGTGCGTGACTGCTATGAAG CCTTTGCCATTTAtagcttcctgagcctctgctTCCAGTACCTGGGGGGCGAAAGTGCCATCATGGCCGAGATCCGGGGCAAGCCCATCAA GTCCAGCTGTGTCTACGGCACCTGCTGCTTGAGGGGCATGTCCTACTCCATCGGATTCCTGCGCTTTTGCAAGCAG GCCACGCTGCAGTTCTGCATGGTGAAGCCCATCATGGCCGTGGTGACCATCATCCTCCAAGCATTCGGCAGATACCGTGACGGGGACTTCAG CGTCCACAGCGGCTACCTGTACGTGGCGCTGGTCTACAACGCCTCCGTCAGCCTGGCCCTCTACGCGCTGTTCCTCTTCTACTCCGCCACCCGGGAGCTGCTGCGGCCCTTCGAGCCCGTCCTCAAGTTCCTCACCGTCAAGGCCGTCATCTTCCTCTCCTTCTGGCAGG GGATGCTGCTGGCCATACTAGAGAGGTGTGGAGCTATCCCTGAGGTCGAGGCCATGGATGGCACCAGGGTGGGGGCTGGCACGCTGGCTGCCGGCTACCAGAACTTCCTCATCTGCATCGAGATGCTCTTCGCCTCCCTCGCGCTGCGCTACGCCTTCACCTGCCAGGTGTACTCAGAGAAGAAGGACTCACCAG GTCCCCCAGCACCCATGCAGAGCATCTCCAGTGGCCTCAAGGAGACCATCAGCCCCCAGGACATCGTGCAGGATGCGATCCACAACTTCTCCCCTGCTTACCAGCAGTACACACAGCAGGCCACCCAGGAGGCCCCAGGGCCTGGCCAAGGCAGACACCCCTCGCCTGGCACCCAGCCCAGCTCCACTAGTGGCTCTGACAGGGGTAGGAGGAGCCAAAACCTGGAGAAGCGCATGCTGATCCCTTCAGAAGACCTGTAG
- the Tmem184a gene encoding transmembrane protein 184A isoform X3: MSEASGLLGTAGVPLVSLTWPQPSPLPAMPMLLDGPQMDVVGNGSQATAQLFLTTALARGVSGIFVWAALLLTCHQGAWVAGWQGQPTPDPAAPAQIYLHLRSYTVPQEQRYIIRLLLMVPIYAFDSWLSLLLLGGHEYYVYFDSVRDCYEAFAIYSFLSLCFQYLGGESAIMAEIRGKPIKSSCVYGTCCLRGMSYSIGFLRFCKQVSGTDSWAPPPPPHPLATQQERRPGLGPPYPCAGGKLTASCCPPRVPRCPPQATLQFCMVKPIMAVVTIILQAFGRYRDGDFSVHSGYLYVALVYNASVSLALYALFLFYSATRELLRPFEPVLKFLTVKAVIFLSFWQGMLLAILERCGAIPEVEAMDGTRVGAGTLAAGYQNFLICIEMLFASLALRYAFTCQVYSEKKDSPGPPAPMQSISSGLKETISPQDIVQDAIHNFSPAYQQYTQQATQEAPGPGQGRHPSPGTQPSSTSGSDRGRRSQNLEKRMLIPSEDL, encoded by the exons ATGAGTGAAGCCTCAGGGCTGCTGGGAACAGCCGGAGTCCCCCTGGTGTCCCTGACCTGGCCGCAGCCCAGTCCCCTGCCGGCCATGCCCATGCTGCTGGACGGGCCACAGATGGACGTCGTGGGGAATGGCTCCCAGGCGACTGCCCAGCTCTTTCTCACCACCGCGCTGGCCCGAGGTGTCTCGGGCATCTTCGTGTGGGCTGCCCTGCTGCTCACCTGCCACCAG GGCGCCTGGGTGGCAGGGTGGCAGGGGCAGCCGACCCCCGACCCTGCCGCTCCGGCCCAGATCTACCTGCACCTGCGCTCCTACACGGTCCCCCAGGAGCAGCGCTACATCATCCGCCTGCTGCTCATGGTGCCCATCTATGCCTTcgactcctggctcagcctcctgctcCTGGGAGGCCACGAGTACTACGTCTACTTCGACTCCGTGCGTGACTGCTATGAAG CCTTTGCCATTTAtagcttcctgagcctctgctTCCAGTACCTGGGGGGCGAAAGTGCCATCATGGCCGAGATCCGGGGCAAGCCCATCAA GTCCAGCTGTGTCTACGGCACCTGCTGCTTGAGGGGCATGTCCTACTCCATCGGATTCCTGCGCTTTTGCAAGCAGGTAAGTGGGACCGACTCGTGGGCTCctccgccccctccccaccccctggccACCCAGCAGGAGCGACGGCCAGGCTTGGGTCCGCCCTACCCTTGTGCTGGGGGCAAGCTCACGGCCAGCTGCTGTCCCCCACGGGTGCCCCGGTGCCCGCCCCAGGCCACGCTGCAGTTCTGCATGGTGAAGCCCATCATGGCCGTGGTGACCATCATCCTCCAAGCATTCGGCAGATACCGTGACGGGGACTTCAG CGTCCACAGCGGCTACCTGTACGTGGCGCTGGTCTACAACGCCTCCGTCAGCCTGGCCCTCTACGCGCTGTTCCTCTTCTACTCCGCCACCCGGGAGCTGCTGCGGCCCTTCGAGCCCGTCCTCAAGTTCCTCACCGTCAAGGCCGTCATCTTCCTCTCCTTCTGGCAGG GGATGCTGCTGGCCATACTAGAGAGGTGTGGAGCTATCCCTGAGGTCGAGGCCATGGATGGCACCAGGGTGGGGGCTGGCACGCTGGCTGCCGGCTACCAGAACTTCCTCATCTGCATCGAGATGCTCTTCGCCTCCCTCGCGCTGCGCTACGCCTTCACCTGCCAGGTGTACTCAGAGAAGAAGGACTCACCAG GTCCCCCAGCACCCATGCAGAGCATCTCCAGTGGCCTCAAGGAGACCATCAGCCCCCAGGACATCGTGCAGGATGCGATCCACAACTTCTCCCCTGCTTACCAGCAGTACACACAGCAGGCCACCCAGGAGGCCCCAGGGCCTGGCCAAGGCAGACACCCCTCGCCTGGCACCCAGCCCAGCTCCACTAGTGGCTCTGACAGGGGTAGGAGGAGCCAAAACCTGGAGAAGCGCATGCTGATCCCTTCAGAAGACCTGTAG